A window of Maioricimonas rarisocia genomic DNA:
CACGGCTTCCCGGTTCTCCGGAGGGACTCCGCTGCTGGTGATCCGCTCGACCCACAGCAACCCACTGAGCAGAACGGCACTCCGGTCGAATAGAACGACCAGCTGCCGGTCCTCCGCGGAAAGCGGCCGCCGCTCTTCGTACCAGTCGAGTGCCTGCTCCCGTCGAAGATGGTCGTCTCCGACGAGGGAACCGAGCAGACGCGCCAGGTCGGTGGCCACGTGATCCCACCGGGCCGCCGAGAGGTCGATGATGCCGGTCACGTCATCGCCGCTCAGCAGTACGTGATCGTGCCACAGATCCCGCAGACAGACCTGCAACGGGAGAGGCCGGGAGAACGGTTCTGCCACCTGCAGTGCGACACCGTCGCGCAATTGTCCGTACAGCAGGAGCACTTCGGCGGCGATGGTCTGCAGTTCGGCGTCCGGCAGCATCGACAGCTTCTGCATGAGGGCCGCGGTTCGTGCGGCATCCCGGTCTCGGAGCAGCCTCAGCCGTTCCTCGCCATTGGGTGACGGAGCCCGGAGGGGGCCGGCGAACCATTCGCGTCCTTCAGGTTGCGGTTCGTGCTGTGCTGCCGCGCAATGAATGTCGGCGACGACATGCATGATGTTGCGGAGCCGCTCGTCAGTGGGGACCTTGGAATAGTCGGCCCGGCCCGGCATCCAGGGTTCGAGCTGCCACCACGCCAGGTCGTGCCACAGCAGCGTGCTGCCATCCTCGGCCACCACTGGAACCGGAACGACGTCGATCCCGCGGTTCGCCAGATCGCGGAGGAAGTGGTGCAGCGTGCGGATGCGGACGGGCGGCAGCCCCTCCTCCGGCCAGCGACGCAGGCAGTACGTTCCTTCGGCGGTTTGGACCTGCCAGATCGCGGCACCGCTGAAGCCGGTCTGAAGCCAGGGTTCGATGTGAACGTCGGTGTGTGAGGCGAGGAAACTCCTCGCGATCGGAAGGGGGCAGTCCATTGCTCGCTCAAAACTTTGGAAAAACCTGCAATCTCTCGCGGGGCGACAGCGTCATACTATACAGTAGCGACACGGCAAGTCCTCCCTATCCCCCGTAAACTGTATATCTGTCACGACTTGGTCAGGCCGCATGCATCGTGTGGACGAGCTGCGCGGAGCGTCGCGGTACGGCCTGAGTCTGCCGACTGAAGTCAGACGAGATTCGCCCCATGCGAGCTGCCCGCGTTGCCAGAACCGTCTGCTGTCTGTCTGCCCTGCTCTGCTTCGCGAGCGTGGCGTGGGCGCAGGAAACTGAACCGGACGAGACGACGAACGGTGGCCAGAACGGGGCCGCTGCGACTTCAAACGAACAGTCTGCGATCTACATTCCGTACGACCGGCTTGGTGAGGTCTTCGAAGACCTCAATTCGACCGTCGTCCTGCCCTATGCCGAGTACCTCAAGCTGTGGCGTGCCGGGCAGCCTCATGCAACTGACGGCGGAAAGGTGGACGCGGTCATCACGCGGTCTGCCTATACCGTCACGATTGACGAGGATGTGGCCCGCATTCAGGCCGAGCTGACGGTCAACGTCCTCGGAAAGCCCTGGGTCGAAGTGCCGGTTCGCTTCGGCGATGCGGCCGTCGGCGAACTGACGGTTGAAGGCGAAGACCTCGAAGAGAGTGACGTACTGCTGCGCGGCACCGGCGACGGGGCGTACGCCCTGCTGTTTGGAAAAGCCGGGCAGCATACGGTCACGATCGAACTGGTCAGCCGGGTGCGGACTTCGCCGGATGGCCGCGAATTCGCCTTCGAAACGCCCCCCGTGGGAATTACGACGCTGGAACTGACGATTCCCGAAGCGGACCAGACCGTTCAGATTACCCCGCAGATTGTTTCGCTGCCCGTCGACGAAGCGGCCAACGAAACGCGCGTAAAGGCGGGAGTCGGGGCGACCGGAAAGATCTCGGCCCAATGGCATCCCCGCTCCAGTGCCAAGCCGGAGATGGAACTGCTCACCAGCGTCAACAACCGGCTGCTCGTGAGCGTCGAAGACGGGCTGGTGCATACCGACGCTTATCTGCATTTCGACGTTCTGCGGGGCAGTCTCTCACAGGTTCAGGTCGTGGTGCCGAAGGATCATCGCATCCTCGATGTTTCGGCCGATGCACGCATCAAGGGATGGAGGACCGACGAGGAAGAGAACCGCCAGCTCGTCACGATCGAGCTCCTGTCCGAGTCCGAGAAAGACGTCGCGGTCGAACTTCATACCGAGGGGAAGCAGGCCGAAGACGCGTTTACCGTCGCCGGAATCGGACCGGACGGTACCGTCTACGGCATCCACGCGGTCGGGGCCGTGCGGGAGAGCGGCCAGCTTGTCGTCCGTCACTCTGCCGATCTCGAACTGACGGTGGTCGAGCAGCAGGGAATCATGCGGATCGAACAGGCGCAGGTCGACGAACGAATCCGCGGCGGTGGCCTGGCCTTCAAGTATTACAATCCCGGATTCGTACTGCGGGCGATGGTCCGGCCGGTCGAACCGCGCCTGGTCGTCACGCAGGCGACACGGCTTGTCTTTCATGACGACGAGCTTCGGCTCTCGGCGCAACTCAACTACACGGTGGAACGGGCCGGTCTCTTCGAGCTCAGTCTGCTGTTGCCCGAGAACCTGCAGGTCGACCGGGTCGAATCCCCCGCGATGCAGGACTACAGCATCGACGACGAGAGCCGCGTGCTGACCGTTCTGCTCAGCAGCAAGACGCAGGGAGCGATTCAGCTGCTCGTGACCGGCCACCTCGATTACACCGCGGGATCGGCCGACGAACTGACGCTGCCACTACTCGAGCCGCAGAACGTCGAACGGGAGACCGGCACGATTCTCGTGTTTGCTCCGCCGGCGATCGAAGTGATCAGCGACGAATCGGAGGTGGTTTCCGCCCAGCCGATGCCGGCTCCTGCAGGCCAGCGGGTCGGGGAAGCCGTACTGACGTCTGCGTGGAACTACACGCGGCGGCCGGTCACGATTCCCGTCCGCACAGTTCGCAAACCGACGCGACTCACCGCCGAGGTCGGCACCGTGATCGACGTGAAGCCGGAGTCGACCGAAGTCGTCACGCACGTCGATTTCATTGTCGAGTACGCCGGCGTGGACACCTTCCGCTTCATGGTGCCCGAAGCGATCTCCGATCGCCTGCAGATCGAAAGCGTCAGCAGCGATGCGGCTGCCCCGGCCATCAAACAGAAGTCGGCTGCCGATGCTGTCGACGGCTGGGTCACCTGGACGGTCGTGATGCAGCGCGATGTACTGGGACGACAGCGATTCGAGCTGCGTTATGACCTGCGTCAGGCGACATCGGATAACGGGGCCGAAGCGGGAGACGCCGCCGACGACGACGCTGACGCCGCGGCCGATGATGCCGCGGACGCCGATGATGCCGCCGCCGACGCAGACGCTGATGCAGACGACGCTGCCTCGGATGACGATGCCGACGATGCCGGGACCGAACCGGCCGACGAAATCGAAATCACGATCGTCCGGCCACTCGGTCTGGAAGAATCGAACAATCGCGATGCTGTCCCGCTCACGCGGGCGCGGGGGGAGATTCTCGTCAGGAAGGACCGTTCGCTGTCCGTATCGGCTGTTGCAGACGGAAGCGGCATCGAGCCGATCGACATCCGCGAGCTGACGCTCATCTCCGACAGCGGCACGCAGGCGTTCAAGTACTTCCGGCAGGGGGACGACGACATCGTCACGGCCACGCTGACCCGGCAGAAGTTCGAGATCGAAGAGGTCGTCGCCACAGTCGTTCGGCGGGCACTGGTGGAGATAGTGCTCGGCGAAGATGCGACCGCCACCTATCGTTGTCGGTTCCGGCTGAAGACGAGCGAACGCCAGCGGCTCGAAGTCGCGCTGCCGCTCGGCATGGAACTGCTCGGAGCGTTCGTTGACGACCGGGAAGTCCGGCTGGAGAAAACCGGTGCTCAGGCGGAAGTCGACCGGGAACGGTACTGGATCGACGTCGCCCGGACCGCCTCGTCTGATGAAGAATTCACCCTGACATTCCAGTTTCTCTGGGGCGTCTCGGATCCCCCCTTCCAGAGCACGTACGGACGCGGGGGACTCCATCTTCCGCTGCCCGAGATCGGAGGTCGTGAAACGTCGGTTGCCGTCCAGCAGTTGCGCGTGCTTGTGTGGGTGCCGGAAACGTTTGCCCTGGTCGGAGAGCCGGACCACTTCCGCCTCGATCGGGAGCCGCGACTGTTCTCATTGTTCATGGGAGCTCCGGCCGGTAGCCCGAAGGTCGATCCCGACACCTGGATCGGCGGGGAAACCGGTGTTCCGCTCAGTCTGCCGACCGACGGTCGTGTCCAGTACAGCTACCACTCACTGGGCAGCCGCCCCGCAATTGATGTGACCTGGTGGTCCCGCGCCCGCATGGCAGGCACGCTCAGTGTCGGACTGGCACTGATCGGCATCATCCTGCTGGCGACGTCGTGGGCGAACAAGCTCAGCTTCCTGCTGCTGCTGGGCCTTGCCGCGGCACTCATGGGACTGTGGGACAGTCACATGCTGGCGCACGGGCTGGCTGCCGCACGCTACGGACTGGCGTTTGTGCTCGCGTTGTGGCTCATCCACGCCCTGTTCGGAGCCCGTCGGGCAACCGCGGCTGCAGCAGCAACGCCGACGCCACCTGCCGGAACCAGCACCACGCAGGCGGCGGTCATTCCGCCACCGGGCGTGTTCGAGAAGGGGACCGACGAGACGTCGTCCGGCGAGAAGAGCAGTCCGCCACCGGACAAGGACAACGATTCCTGACCGATCGTTTCGTGACTGGAGCGTTTCCTGACGAACCAACTTCCGGCGGGACGACTGATGTCTCTTCAACGATTTCCATTCCGGCCTGCTCATATGCGTGCTCGCGTCTGTCATTCCATCACGCTGTTGCTTGCTGTGGCCGGCCTGATGTTTTCAGTCGGCGGCACCGCTCGAAGTGCCGACGATCTGCCGGCTCCCCGGCGGATCTATGTTCCTGTCGAAGATCTCGATGCGGTGCTCAATCGCGACCGCAAGGGGGTGCTGCTGCCGCAGGACGAGTTCAACGATCTGTACCGGCAGGCCAGTGAAGTCCTCGAGACACGGCCCAACCTGCCGCAAACCGTGGTCGTTTCGTCCGGCAGCTATCAGGCGACGATCAACGGCGATCGACTGGAACTGACCGGTACGGTTCGCTTCCGCCAGTTCGTCGATGACTGGTGTCGCGTCATCCTGCCGGCCGGCGGGCTGGGAGTTGAGCAGGCGGAGCTCGACGGCGAACCGGCACGCATTGGCCGGGGCAAGCAACACCCGAACGTCCTGGTGCTGTACTCCCGGGAAGAGGGAGAACACACGCTCGAAGTAACGTTTTCGGCACCGCTGGTCGGGGTGGGCAGCGACCGCATCGCCGATTTTGAGCTGTTCAACGCACCGACGGGGACACTCTCATTCGAGTTGCCCGCCGGCAAGTTCCTCGTGATCGACGGGCTGCAGCTCAAGCGTCCCGCCGACTCCGATCAATCGGCCGAGTACGAGATCGCAATCGGAGGACGCAAGCGGATTCAGCTTCGTGTCACCGAGCGGCAGACGCAGGCACGCGGCGATGTGCTGACGTTTGCCAGTACCGCTTATGGTGTACGGGTCGCGCCCGGCGAGGTGACTTGGTCCGCGACGACGCAGCTGCAGGTGTACGGCCAGACACTCGACCGGCTCGTCTGCACGATTCCGCGGGAACTGGAGATCACCGCCGTCGATTCAAACGGCCTCGAATCGTGGGAGCTGGGGGACGTCGAGGGAGATGACGAGCGGACGTCAATCACGTTGACCTACCGCCAGCCCTTCGACGGCTCTCGCCGCATCGAGTTCCGGGGCGTGGTCGAACCGGCGGCGGACGACGTCTGGTATGTCCCCGGCTTGAGTTACAGCAATATCACCGCCCACACAGGTTCGGTTCTGGTGACGTATCCGGCCGGTGTCCGCGTCCAGCTCGAGGAAATCGCCCGCGCGCGACCGACGACCGCCCCGGGTTCTGATGACGGGGCCGGCGGTCGCCTGCGTTACGAAATCTGGCAGGACGACTTCCGGCTCGGTTTTCGGACCGAAGCCAAGCAGCGTGAAGTTCACGCGGCGATGACCAATGTCCTCGACATCAATCGCGGCGGCCTGGATCTGTACGCCTCGGTCAATGTCGAGACACTCTTCGCTCCTCTCTTTGACGTGCGGCTGACACTTCCCGCGGAATGGGAAATCACGGAAACGGTCGTGGCCGGGCAGTCGGTGCAGTGGCAGCTTGTCCCGCTGGAGGCGGGCCTGCACCAGGTGCGGATTCCGCTGAGCACACCGCTGCCGGTGGGGCAGAGCGTCGCAGTGCAGTTGGTCGCTCACCGCGATCTGGAAGACTGGCCTGTGGAAGCAACGCCGGTTCGAATCGCCCTGCCGGAGGTTCGACTTCCGCAGGCGGACATCGTCGAAGCCCTCTTCGGAATCGTGGCTGACAGCGAACTGAATCTGCTGCCGATCGACATTGAAGGGCTCGACCCGGCGCGGCAGTCGGATCTGGCACTTCTCAACAACAAGCTCTCGGCGGTCGGCCGTGAAGTGCGACTGGGGTACACCTACCAGGACACGGTTTTCTCCGGGCAGATCGAGGTCTCCCGCAAGCCGACACAGGTGTCGGCCCGTTCGGTAACGCACTTCCGCATCGGTCGCGAAACCGTGTTCACTCACTGGGAGTCCCGCGTCACGATCAGCGGCGGAGGCCGGCGGGACATCGAGGTGTCCGTGCCGGAGTCGGCAGGAACGGATCTTCGCTTCCACGTGATCGCCTCCGCGCCGGCTGGACGCGGGGCTGGCGTCCGTATCGTCGAACAGCAACCTCAGGATCCTGCCAATGGCCGGCGGATCTGGACGTTGAGGTTTGATCGTCGCGTCCTGGGAACTGTCCGGGTCGCTGTCGACATTCGGTCCGCGCGAGGAGACGTGGCGACGTTGTCGGTGCCGGAGCTGACCTTGCCGGGTGTCGAACTGGAGTCCGGCTTCATCGCGGTCGAGGCGGCGGCCGATCAGCGACTTCGATTCAATGCCCTCGGGAGCGATGGCCAGCCGCTTCGCGAGGTCGACCCGGTCGACTTCCCGCGCAGCAGTTACCAGCCGCAGGAACGTGTGGTTGCCGGCTTCGCCTATACACGTCCGGGCTGGCAGGTGGCTGTCGCGACGACCCGTTTCGATCCCGATGCCGTTCCCACCGCTGTCGTCCACGCCCTGAGTCTCGAAAGCGTCCTCGCCGAAGACGGTCAGTTTCAGCATGTTGCGGATGTGACGTTCACGGCAGTCGGCGTGCAGGCGATCCGCGTCCGGCTTCCGGAGCCGTCGCGGTTGTGGTCAACCAGTCTGGATGGTGCTCCCGTCGAGGTCCGACGTGGCGACGACGCCTACCTGATTCCGTTGACGCCGGCGGACGATCCGACCGGGCAGCGACGCCTCGAACTATTCTACGAGACGGCCGTACCGCCGCTCGAATCACCTGGTGAGCTGCGACAGGCTTCTCCTCGATTTGCAGTCGTGGGTGGTGACGGCACCGAACAGCCGATCGAGATCCTCGAGCAGTCGTGGCAGCTGCACCATCCGCCCGATCTGCTGCTGCTGCACAGCGAGGGGCAGTTCCGGGCGACGGACGAGCCGCGACCCGACAGCATCCTGTGGCAGATCCGCGAAGCCCTCGAAGCTCCGTCGCCACGTGATATCGCGGTGAGTGCCGGCGTGCTTGTTGTCGCCGCTTCCGTCCTGTTTCTGCTCGCTCTGGGGATTGCCCGGTTCGGGTGTCTGGGAAGCGTCGTGACGAGCATTGTTCTGGGCGTGATTCTCGTGGCTCTGATGATGCCGGCCACACAGCGGGCGCGGGAAGCAGCCGACATGGCGTTGTACGACACCGAGGAAACGGCGACAGTCGCCCAGCCCCAGGCTGAGAGTTCAAATGCGGTCGACTCGCCGCAGCAATGGGCGGCCCCGGCAGGTGGTGAAGCACCCGCCGAGGGGATGCGGTTCTCGGGCGAAGCGGAAGGAGATGATCGTGGCGTTATTGTGCAGAACGGTGCGATGCCGGCTCCGGTCGATCAGAAAGCGGAGACGCGCGATCGCAACGCGAATGGCGCTGTGGACCGCGCCGGTCGTCAGCAATCCTTCTTTGAGAGCGGACTCGATGAATACGGCGCAGTCCCTCAGCCGGCCGCCAGGCCGGAGTCACGGCCGGCCATGGCAGGAGAACCGCTTTCGGACATGTCGGCGCCCCAGCTGCAGACTCCCGAGCGGGCCCCAGCTGCGCCGGGGATGGGCGGTGCCGGCGGAGGCTTCGGCGGAGGTGGGGGATTGGGCGGAGCGATGGACGGCGATGTCGGCGGCAGGGCGGGCGCGATTGCCGATTATGCGGATGTGGATGCCGAGGAGGAGGCCCTGGGGGAGGCGCCCATTGCTGCAGGGTTCGTGGGCGGCTTCGGAGCCGGCCGTGGGGCTCTGCTGTCGCTGACGTTGAAGCTTGATCCGCCTCCCGACAGCGTCACCCGCGAGTTTCGCTACTTCGGCGCCGGGACCGCGGCCGCGGAAGAAGCCCTGCAACTGACCGTTGCCGACGAACGGGATGGACGCATGCTGACGCTCGCGGTCGCTGCGGCGACGGTTGTGCTGTTCTGGCTCGGCGGGCTGGTCAATCTGACGCGAATGGTTCCACTGATGGTGCTCGTCGCTGGACTTCCCGTTGCACTGCTGACGGTTGTGCCTGCCTCGCTGCTGTTTGTCCTGGACGGGCTGTTTCTGGGCGGACTGGCTTCGCTGATACTCTGGACGGTGGTTTCCGTCTGTCGGGCGTGTGCGTCGTTCGGTCGGCGGTGGAGCAGTCATCGCACGATTTCAACGGGAATTCTACTCGCGACGACCCTCGCAGCTTCCATGGTCTCCGGGCGTGCCATCGGGGCCGAGCCGGCTGCACCGCCGGCAACACCCGATTCCCTCATCGGTGTGCCGCATGTCATCGTTCCGTACGAAGCCGGGACCGATCCGAAGACGGCCGAGCGAATCCTCGTGCCGCACGATCTGTTTCTGAAGCTCTGGAACGCCACGCACCCGGAGGACCGGGCCACGGGGGAAGCACCGGAAGAGTCGCTCCTCTCCGAAGCGCTCTATTCGGCCCGTCTGGAGACGGCCGGGGACGAGACGCGCGTTGCCGTCTCGGCACGTTACGTAGTGCACAATCTCACACAGGAATCGGTGCGCATTCCGCTCCCGCTGGGAAAGGTGGCCCTCGAGGCGGCGGAGCTTGATGGCGAGCCGGCGCCTCTGATTACCGAGGAGGAAACGTCCTCTGTCGTCGTGAGCGAGCCGGGCCGGCACGTGCTGGACGTGACGTTCTCGGTTCCCGCGGAGGTGACCGGTCCTGCCGGCCGATTCACATTGCCGCTCAGGGCCGTGCCAACCGGGAGGCTCAGCTTCGAGTTGCCGGACGTTGAAGATCTGGTCGTTCGCGTGAACGGCGGACAGTCGACCTACCGTTTGCGGACCGTCGACGGCGACCGGGTGATCGAGACTCCGGTCGATCAGGGAGGCGATCTGACGGTCTCGTGGCAACCACGGGCGACTTCGGGATCTGCTCAGGGAATCGTGCATGTCGACTCTTCGACAGCGGCACGTGTCACCGATGCGGGACTGGAGCTGACCAGGTCGATCTCCATCAATGTGCGACAGGGAGCGCTGGCGGACATCTCGTTTGCACTGGATGAAGGGCTTGGTGTCAAGCGGATTGCCGGCCCGGATCTGGGCGGCTGGCAGATCGACGACGAGGGCGACGCGCGTTCGCTGCGCGTCATCTTCCGACGTGAAATCGATGCCGATACGACGCTGACGATCGAACTCTACTACCCGCTCACACTCACGGATGAACCGGCCCAACTGCAGTTTCCGCAACTGGTGCCGCAGAACGTTTCACGGGAGACCGGACAGATCGGCGTGCTGGCATCGGATCGTTACGTGGTCCGGTCCGGGAATGTTCAGGGGGCCCGCCAGATCAACGTGGACCAGTTTCGCCTGCCCGACGGAGTGACCGCCGACGGAGACAAGGTCCGGTTTGCGTTTCGATTCGCGGCCCGGCCGATCGAAGTCCCGTTTACGGTGTCGCGCAGCGAGACAGAGACGCGAGTGGCTGTTCACCATGGAGTGGACGTGGGGCTGCGGAAGGTTCGCACGACCAGTCGCATGTTCTTCGAGGTGCGGGGCGCACCGCGGGCATCGCTCACCGTCGCACTGCCGGAAGGCTACCTTCCGGTCGAAGTCGCCGCCGACTTCCTCGTCGACTGGTACATCAGTGAGGCCGACGGTGGCCGCGAGCTGACCGTCGAGTTTGACCAGCCTCGAAGCGGAGGGATCACGATTCTGCTCGATGGTCACGTCCCTCGCGACCAGGGCGATGATTCCGTCTCGATCGAACTTCCTCAACCGCTGGACGTCGCCCGGCAGAGCAGCCGCGCAGGGATCTGGATTGACGATACGTACGCCACTTCGATCACCTCGACCGGTGACTGGCAGTCGATCGCCCCGGACGAACTTCCTGTCGAACTCCTGCAGCTGCAGTCGACAGCGCCGCGGCTGGCGTTCCGTTCGAGTACGCTCTCTCCGGAGCCGGTCCAGGTTGATCTTTCGCGAACCACCCCCCTGCTCTCTGCAGATGCGTTGACGCTGATTGCGGTCTCGGACACAGCGATCAACTATGGTCTGACGCTGCAGTGGCAGATCGAACGGGCGGCGACCGATACACTCGTCTTCACGACGTCCGAATGGCTGGCCGATCGGCTGGATTTCTCCGGGCCGAACATTCGCCAGGTGAGGTCCGACGCACCGGCGGATGGCCGCATTCGCTGGACTCTGACGACCATCGAACCGGTGCGCGGTCGTTATCTCGTGACGGCAGCCGCAACCCAGCCATTGCCGGATGACAAGCTCGTGCGTCCGCTGGATGTGCGGTTCGAACAACCGGCCGACGAGGCGGGATCCGAGCTGGAAGGACAGCGTCAGTACGCCATTCTCGTGAATCTGTCGGCCCAGCGGCTGACCCCGGTCGACGTCAATGCGATCGAAACGGTTCGCGTTGAGGACCTGCCGATCCGGCTCGATAACTCGCTCGTGCAGCAGGCGTTCGACATTGTCCGGGTTCGCCCCGGGCAGTTGCCGGTCTGGCAGATGGAACGCTTCGACACCCAGCAGGGTGCCGCCGCGACCGTCACCGACGCCGAACTGCTGACCGTCCTGGCACACGACGGGTCGTGGCGGACGCGAGCCATCTACACGGTTCGCAATCGCGGCCGACAGTTTCTGGCGCTGCGCGTCCCGGAGGGGATGCGGATCCTCTCGGTTTTCGTGCGCGGGGAGCCGTCGCGAACGGTGACGACTGAGCTGGATGATGAAACGATCCATCTCGTGGCACTGCCGCAAACGAGCGTCTCCGACCTGTCGTTTCCGGTCACGATGATGTTCTCCGGTCAGGTCGCCGGGGGGGATCTCGATCGGTTCCGGTTGCGGGGACGCGCTGTCCGATTGCCGGCCCCGACGGTCGTCGGCGCCCGCGCGTCGGAATCGCAGACCGGCTCTGAAGAGTTCGGGCTTCCGGTGGTTCAGACCCGCTGGACGGTCTATCTGCCTGAGGATCTCGATGCGGCACCGGTGCGCGAGCCGGGAGCCACGAATCTCACGTGGCATACAGACAGTGATTCGTGGATCGACTACGAGATGCGGCGGCTGACGCAACTGAAAGCCGAGGTCAGCGAATTGACCCGCATTGCCAAGAGTGAGCGATACAGTTCCCGGCAGCGTGCGCAGGCCCGCAGCAATCTCAAGCAGCTTGGACTGGCGGTCCACGACTACTACGACCTGGGAGATCGCGGCCGCCAGGCGTCCTCGCAGTCTCGTGAGGACTTCGAATCGTTCCGCAAGGAGGTTGCGGAAGAAGCGATCACGAACGCCGGCATTGTTCTCGATGATGCCACCCGAAGCGTGAACGATTTCGATTCCGATGCCGACGGTCTGCAAGTCGAGGATGGACGCCGCTACATCGTCACTCAGAACAGCATGATCTTCGACAACAATTACGGCATGACGCCGCGAGGCGAGTCGATTGGCGGGGATGCCTCCGGGA
This region includes:
- a CDS encoding phosphotransferase enzyme family protein; translation: MDCPLPIARSFLASHTDVHIEPWLQTGFSGAAIWQVQTAEGTYCLRRWPEEGLPPVRIRTLHHFLRDLANRGIDVVPVPVVAEDGSTLLWHDLAWWQLEPWMPGRADYSKVPTDERLRNIMHVVADIHCAAAQHEPQPEGREWFAGPLRAPSPNGEERLRLLRDRDAARTAALMQKLSMLPDAELQTIAAEVLLLYGQLRDGVALQVAEPFSRPLPLQVCLRDLWHDHVLLSGDDVTGIIDLSAARWDHVATDLARLLGSLVGDDHLRREQALDWYEERRPLSAEDRQLVVLFDRSAVLLSGLLWVERITSSGVPPENREAVAGRLRKFRDRMQTLADAG